From a single Fusobacterium pseudoperiodonticum genomic region:
- a CDS encoding HEAT repeat domain-containing protein, with amino-acid sequence MTKEEREMILNLSYEELIEKFKNEPRKVIKFLQDEQKKDIGNDTGYIIEKLITLIMIIIRDYYLEDDSFNELLIKLACDKRHHQHEDLAFLLEKKHSPKLINRVYDLAVMEFDYKKEDEFFNIARKCTYALGYTNTPKAKEKLELLAKNENELIREYAIKQLNRHDFTDKDVEEQD; translated from the coding sequence ATGACAAAAGAAGAAAGAGAAATGATATTAAATTTAAGTTATGAAGAGTTGATAGAAAAATTTAAAAATGAGCCACGAAAAGTGATAAAATTTTTACAAGATGAACAAAAAAAAGATATTGGCAACGATACAGGATATATCATTGAAAAATTAATAACTTTAATTATGATTATAATCAGAGATTACTATTTAGAAGATGATTCTTTTAATGAATTGTTAATTAAATTGGCATGTGATAAAAGGCATCATCAACATGAAGATTTAGCTTTTTTACTTGAAAAAAAACATTCTCCTAAACTAATAAATCGTGTGTATGATTTAGCAGTCATGGAATTTGATTATAAGAAAGAGGATGAATTTTTCAATATAGCTAGAAAATGTACTTATGCCTTGGGATATACTAATACTCCAAAAGCAAAAGAAAAATTAGAATTATTAGCTAAAAATGAAAACGAACTTATTAGAGAATATGCAATAAAGCAATTAAATAGACATGATTTTACAGATAAAGATGTGGAGGAACAAGATTAA